Within the Lentisphaera araneosa HTCC2155 genome, the region GTGCGCTATAATACACGATAAATGCACGAGGGCAAAGTTCTATCAATATAATATATGGAGTGCGTGGCAGTGTTGATTTGTATAGAGACCAAGCTGATGGGCAATTAATAAATTCTGCCTTGTGTAGTAATTAAATTTAAAATCACATCAAGCTAAGTGTGCTTTCTAGTATTATAAATCCGTCCTTGTTCATGAAAATACTTAAAGTTCTCAGAAGGCTTAAATTTGTGCTCAGTAAAGCATTAAGTCTTGAAAATCATAAATTTATTTCAAAACAGACTTGTTTTTGCGTGTGAGTGGTAATATTGTTTCATCACATTTCGTTTTATGTAATTAATTAGTTTATTATTACGATAATGTAAAAATTGCTGGCGAATTCAAAGAAGAGTTTTATACGTTTAGATATTATTCAGTACTCGTGGTTCTTCATACTTATCAATAGATACCAAGAGTTTTGATTTAATAAATTATTATTAAAATCTAGTACCAAGGGATTCAAAATGAGTATCAAAAGTTTAGGTGACCCCTACGATAAAGATGCAAGTTTAACACACACTGTAAACTGTAATTGTAAATCATGTTGTGCAGAGAAGTCTGCAAGGCAACCATTAACAGATAAAGAAAGAACTAAAATTCTTGAGAAACAAGCAGAGAGTATGGAAACTGTTAGTTCTCATGACATTAAAGAGAGTCCTCAAGACAGTGAACTTAAAACTTCTGATGACTATTTTGATCGCGCAATTGAGAGTGCTTTCATAAGGGGAATCTTTGGTCATAATGATGCCAGTCGACGAAGCTTTTTAAAGCTTGTTGGTACAGGTACATTTGCTTCAGTTCTTGGTACCATGTTTCCATTAAATGACCTCAAAGCTCAAGCTAAAGAATCTATTGCTAAATTAGAAAAAAAGAAGCTTAAGATTGGTTTTGTGCCTATTACCTGCGCAACGCCTATCATCATGGCTAAGCCCATGGGTTTTTACGCAAAATACGGATTAGATGTTGATGTGATTAAGACCGCTGGTTGGGCGGTTGCAAGGGATAAATCACTAAACGGTGAGTATGATGCTTCTCACATGCTCACTCCGATGCCTCTGGCGATGTCAATGGGAGCAGGTTCAGTGGCCGAGCCTTACATTATGCCCACCGTAGAAAATATAAATGGTCAAGCGATTGTATTGCATACTAAGCATAAAAATAAACGTAACCCGAAAGACTGGAAAGGCTTTAAATTTGGCGTTCCTTTCGATTATTCTATGCACAATTTATTGCTTAGGTACTATGTAGCCGAGCATGGTTTAGATCCTGATAAAGATATTCAGATCAGGGTAGTTCCACCCCCAGAGATGGTTGCCAACTTACGTGCGGGTAATCTTGATGGTTATTTGTCACCTGATCCATTTAATCAGCGAGCTGTGTATGAAAAAGTTGGTTTCCTCCATATGCTAACTAAAGATATTTGGGAAGGTCACCCATGTTGTGCCTTCGCTTGCCCAGCTAAGTTTGCAAAAGAAATGCCTAATACTTTTGGTGCATTATTTCGTTCAATTGTAGACGCTACGGAGTTTTCGGCTAAAGCTGAAAATAGAGCTGAGATTGCCAAAGCCATATCTCCTAAGAATTATCTAAACCAACCTGAGATTGTGGTTAATCAAGTCTTGACGGGGCGTTATGTCGATGGTTTAGAACGCAAAGTATTTAATGAACCAGATAGGATCGATTTCGATCCATTCCCATGGCATTCAATGGCAGTATGGATACTTACTCAGATGAAACGTTGGGGTTATGTTAAAGGGGATATTGATTACAAGGGTATTGCTGAGCAAGTTTATATTGCAACTGATACGGCAAAAATCATGGAAGAATTGGGCTATCCAGCGCCTAAGAAAACCTATAAGAATCATACCATTATGGGTAAGGAGTTTGACTATACCAAACCAGATGAATATGTCAAAAGTTTTGCCATAAAGAGGTGATGAATTGAGCTCGATTAACCTAAAGGCAGCCTTTCTATCAGTAGTTATACTGTTAGTGGGGCTCGCCCTTTGGGAGGTACTCAATCAACCTCCCGAAGCAAGTGAAGCACTTGATGAATTTGCTTTGTTAATGGGGGGAGCTGATCAAGAAGCTAGAGTTCCTCCGCCATCAAAAGTTTTTAAACACGCTTATGATGAACTTAAGGATCCCTTTTATGATGCAGGACCCAATGACAAAGGCATAGGGATACAGCTATTTTATTCCTTAGTTCGTGTCTTACTAGGTTTTTTTGCGGCTGCCGCAATAGCCATACCACTTGGCTTTGTTGTGGGTATGTCTGAATTGATGTATAAAGCTTTGAATCCATTTATTCAAATACTCAAGCCGATATCACCCTTAGCGTGGATGCCCTTAGCATTATTCGTAATTAAAGATTCTGAAAAGTCGGCAATTTTTGTAATTTTCATTTGCTCTATATGGCCAATGTTATTAAATACTGCTTTTGGAGTCGCTAATGTTAGGAAAGACTGGGTAAAAGTAGCTCAAACACATGAACTTAGTAAGCTTAAAACGGCGTTTAGTGTCATTCTTCCTGCCTCTGCACCAACCATATTTACGGGTATGCGTATTTCCATAGGGATTGCATGGTTAGTGATTGTTGCTGCCGAGATGCTTGTTGGTGGCACCGGTATTGGTTATTACGTTTGGAATGAATGGAATAATTTAGATCTGAATAGTGTAATCTTCTCGATTATAATGATTGGCTTAGTGGGAATGACCCTGGATCTAATTTTGAATGCGTTATCGCGTCTCGTGGTATATGAGGAATAGTAAATGAAGAGTTTTTTAACATTAGAGTGTTTAACAAAAACATTCCCAGCGAGAAAAAAAGAACCAGAATACATCGTTTTTGAAGACGTGAGTTACACAATAGATAAAGGAGAGTTTGTCTGTATTATAGGTCACTCTGGCTGCGGTAAATCAACAATACTCAATGTCTTGGCTGGTTTAGATAAGCCATCTACGGGGTATATATCAATGGATGGGAAAGAAGTCATAGGCTCAAGTCTCGATAGAGGAGTCGTGTTTCAAAACTATAGTCTTTTGCCGTGGCTAACAGCTCTACAAAATGTTGTTTTTGGCGTCAAAGCACGCTTTCCAAATAAAAGTAAAATCGAAATTAAAGAGCACAGTTTGAAATACCTTAAGATGGTCGGATTAGCAGAAAATGTTAATAAAAAACCATCTGAATTGTCGGGAGGGATGCGCCAAAGAGTTAGTATTGCAAGAGCCTTTGCAACACATCCAAAATTACTTTTGCTTGATGAACCTTTCGGAGCATTAGATGCCTTGACAAGAGGTAATATTCAGGATGAGCTTATAAAGATTTGGGGAGAAACAAAGCAAACCGTCTTCATGATTACTCATGATGTAGATGAAGCTATTTTATTAGCCGATAAAATAATTCTTATGTCCAATGGACCTAAAGCGTGCATTGCTGAAGAAGTTATTGTCAATCTACCTAGACCGCGTGAACGTGGCAAAATTATTGATGAGGAGGGGTATTATAAAATACGTAAACACCTCATCAAATTTTTGGTGGAAAGGTCCTCTGATTTCAAAGGAGACAAGAGGCGAAAAACTCCTTTGATAGTAGATCCAACAAAAGAAAAATAAACAAATAATCTTTAGTATAGGCTAAAGAATCAATAAAAACTGGAGATAACAATGAATAAATCACTCATGACAGAAAAAATAATTGCAGCCAAGGAAAGTAAAGGTTTCACATGGGAAACAATAGCAAGTGAAGTAGGGGTTGCCCCAGTATATCTAGCTTCAGTTTGTTTAGGGATGAATAGTATAGTGCCAGAAAAAGCAAGTGTGTTGGCGGCGTTCCTCGGTTTAGAGGATGATGTGACCAAAGCACTCTCGGAGTTCCCACCAAAGATATGGGATCAAACTGTAGCTACAGATCCTTTAATCTATCGTTTTTATGAGATCGCTGGCGTATATGGTGAAAGTGTTAGGCAAGTAGTACAAGAAGAATTTGGCGATGGGATTATGAGTGCAATTGACTTCAAACTTGATATTGAGAGAGAGGAAGATCCAAAAGGCGATAGAGTTAAAATAATCCTTAACGGTAAATTCCTTCCCTATAAAGCGTGGTAATTAGCTTCTCTCTCAAGTATTTATAATATAATGAGAATCAATAATGATTGAAGCAAAAGCACCTTTTCCACCTTTTACTCATGAAACTGCGGTATTAAAAGTCCGCATGGCCGAGAATGCTTGGAATGGGAAAAACCCTGAAGCTGTCGCCATGGCGTATACAAAAGATAGTAAGTGGAGAAATAGATCCGAGTTTATCAATGGACGCGATAGTATCGTTGCATTTCTAAAGGATAAATGGGATAAAGAAACTGATTATCGTTTAATAAAAGAGCTGTGGGCATTCGATGGTAATCGCATAGCCGTAAGATTTGCCTATGAATGGCACGATGAGAATAATAATTGGTTTAGGTCTTATGGGAATGAAAATTGGGAATTTAACAATGAAGGATTAATGAAAACAAGGATGGCTAGTATTAATGACTTAGCAATAAGTGAAGATGAACGACTCATGCATTGGGATTCAGGTATAAGACCGGAAGAGCATCCAAGTTTATCTGATTTAGGTTTTTAATTTACTTATTTGAAATAATCTATTCTAATCGCCCATGCAAAGGCTAAAGAAGTAATACTTCTTTAGCCTTTTTTTCTATATATATAATAATCATATTCGGGCAGTTCTTCGTGGTGCTGAACTTCCCAGATATTAGCGTCAATATTAGGGAAATAGATACTTCCTTCATAGTCGCCTTTAATCACACTTATATATAGTCTGTCGGCATGGGGCATCGCGAGCTTATAAACTTCAGCGCCACCAGTAACAAAAATATCGTTCTCACCACAGGCCTTGATGGCGTCTTCTATATTATTATAGTAATTCGTTCCCTGTGATCTACTCGATAATATATGGACTTGTTCATCTTTTAGATCTAAACCAGATATCTCGAAGGTTTTGCGACCCACGATGATTTTCTTTCCCTTTACAGTATCTAAGTAGCGTTGGTATTCCTCTTCTACTTTCCAAGGCAAAGCTTTGCCCGTGCCGATGAGGCCGTTTTTATCCATGGCACTAATGAGTGAAAGCATGTGTATTGATCCTAATGAATTTAAATCTGAATATATTTATGAGCTAAAGATAATCAAATTGGGTGGGAAAATTGTGTTGATTCAGTGTGGTTTGGTAGAAAGAGCTCAAAATTTTGAAAAAAATGGAAAAAGTCAATTTTACCTAAGTGCTTATTAATCAACAAAACGAAGCACAAGGCGTCCATGTGTTAGGGGATTAATTAAGAAAAAGTCAAGAAAAGATTAAAAAGCGGGTTGCGGAAAAAAGAACTGGCGATAACCTAAGGGCCTCGTCAGAAACGACGGGAACAAAACGAAGCCGAAAGCGTGCTAATCGAGTAAGAAAAAAGAAGATGTTTGATAGTTGAATTATATGATAGTAACGGGCTCCTAAATCATTTAAATGATTTAAGAGTTAATTTTTTCGAGAGAAAACTCAATATAAAAATATAAGTAATTAAGTCGGATACAAACACAATCAATTGATTGGAGAGTTTGATCCTGGCTCAGAATGAATGCTGGCGGCATGGATTAGGCATGCAAGTTGAACGAGAAGTTCACTTCGGTGAATGGAAAGTGGCGAAAGGGTGAGTAACGCGTGAATAATCTGCCCCTAAGTTTGGAACAACAGTTGGAAACGACTGCTAATACCGGATGTGACTATCAAGACGCATGTTTTGATATTTAAAGGTTACGCTTAGGGATGAGTTCGCGTGCCATTATGCTAGTTGGTAAGGTAACGGCTTACCAAGGCTATGACGGCTAGGTGGTCTGAGAGGACGATCACCCACACTGGGACTGAGACA harbors:
- a CDS encoding dihydrofolate reductase is translated as MLSLISAMDKNGLIGTGKALPWKVEEEYQRYLDTVKGKKIIVGRKTFEISGLDLKDEQVHILSSRSQGTNYYNNIEDAIKACGENDIFVTGGAEVYKLAMPHADRLYISVIKGDYEGSIYFPNIDANIWEVQHHEELPEYDYYIYRKKG
- a CDS encoding ABC transporter ATP-binding protein, giving the protein MKSFLTLECLTKTFPARKKEPEYIVFEDVSYTIDKGEFVCIIGHSGCGKSTILNVLAGLDKPSTGYISMDGKEVIGSSLDRGVVFQNYSLLPWLTALQNVVFGVKARFPNKSKIEIKEHSLKYLKMVGLAENVNKKPSELSGGMRQRVSIARAFATHPKLLLLDEPFGALDALTRGNIQDELIKIWGETKQTVFMITHDVDEAILLADKIILMSNGPKACIAEEVIVNLPRPRERGKIIDEEGYYKIRKHLIKFLVERSSDFKGDKRRKTPLIVDPTKEK
- a CDS encoding CmpA/NrtA family ABC transporter substrate-binding protein, with amino-acid sequence MSIKSLGDPYDKDASLTHTVNCNCKSCCAEKSARQPLTDKERTKILEKQAESMETVSSHDIKESPQDSELKTSDDYFDRAIESAFIRGIFGHNDASRRSFLKLVGTGTFASVLGTMFPLNDLKAQAKESIAKLEKKKLKIGFVPITCATPIIMAKPMGFYAKYGLDVDVIKTAGWAVARDKSLNGEYDASHMLTPMPLAMSMGAGSVAEPYIMPTVENINGQAIVLHTKHKNKRNPKDWKGFKFGVPFDYSMHNLLLRYYVAEHGLDPDKDIQIRVVPPPEMVANLRAGNLDGYLSPDPFNQRAVYEKVGFLHMLTKDIWEGHPCCAFACPAKFAKEMPNTFGALFRSIVDATEFSAKAENRAEIAKAISPKNYLNQPEIVVNQVLTGRYVDGLERKVFNEPDRIDFDPFPWHSMAVWILTQMKRWGYVKGDIDYKGIAEQVYIATDTAKIMEELGYPAPKKTYKNHTIMGKEFDYTKPDEYVKSFAIKR
- the ntrB gene encoding nitrate ABC transporter permease; its protein translation is MSSINLKAAFLSVVILLVGLALWEVLNQPPEASEALDEFALLMGGADQEARVPPPSKVFKHAYDELKDPFYDAGPNDKGIGIQLFYSLVRVLLGFFAAAAIAIPLGFVVGMSELMYKALNPFIQILKPISPLAWMPLALFVIKDSEKSAIFVIFICSIWPMLLNTAFGVANVRKDWVKVAQTHELSKLKTAFSVILPASAPTIFTGMRISIGIAWLVIVAAEMLVGGTGIGYYVWNEWNNLDLNSVIFSIIMIGLVGMTLDLILNALSRLVVYEE
- the cynS gene encoding cyanase — protein: MNKSLMTEKIIAAKESKGFTWETIASEVGVAPVYLASVCLGMNSIVPEKASVLAAFLGLEDDVTKALSEFPPKIWDQTVATDPLIYRFYEIAGVYGESVRQVVQEEFGDGIMSAIDFKLDIEREEDPKGDRVKIILNGKFLPYKAW
- a CDS encoding DUF1348 family protein, with the translated sequence MIEAKAPFPPFTHETAVLKVRMAENAWNGKNPEAVAMAYTKDSKWRNRSEFINGRDSIVAFLKDKWDKETDYRLIKELWAFDGNRIAVRFAYEWHDENNNWFRSYGNENWEFNNEGLMKTRMASINDLAISEDERLMHWDSGIRPEEHPSLSDLGF